Sequence from the Clostridium saccharobutylicum DSM 13864 genome:
ATCATTAGGATGTGCTCCTATATATAAATTTTTTTCTTCTTTAAAATCAAAAATATTCACTATTGAAATACTATTATTATAATTATTAGCTACTAAAATTTTATCTTCATATAATGATAATCCATGAGGACCAAATGGATTTTCACCAGTAGATAAATATAGGTCTTGCACTTTTAAACTTTCAGTGTTAATCTTACTTAAACTATCTGAACCAGTATTACATAAAACAACGTAACTCATTCCATTCCCTCCTTTTGGATAATCATATTTGTACTTATAATATATTCCAAATATATATTATTGGTACAACTTATTTTCTGTAATATCTTTATTTGTTGACAAATTCCTACTATAATAAGAACATAGACAAGTATACGTAAAACTTTAATCTTAAATCATACATTGGTTTAAAATTATGTTTATAACTAATACTTTCTTAGGCACATGAGAATAAATAATAGACCAATGCCGCAAAACATATTTTGTACCAAACAAGGAAGCAGTTTATCCTTATAGCAGGTATATTAATTTAGATTGCTGACATAGTATGATGCAAAATATACAAACATACTGGTATATTATTTTGGAATTGTGCCTTAATATTTACATTAATAAGGAGCGTGAATTTTATGTTTTCATACAAAACATCTGGTGTGTGTTCATCTACAATTAATTTAGAAATAGTAGATAACACTATTAAATCTGTAGAATTTGTAGGTGGTTGTGCTGGAAATCTTGCAGGTATTGGAAGTCTAGTAAAAGGACTTACTGTAGACGAAGTTATAGAAAGATTAAAAGGAATTGATTGTAGGGGTAAAGGAACATCATGTCCTGATCAATTATCTAAAGCTTTATTAGCTTGGAAAAAGCAAAATTAGCAAGAAATTAATAATATAGGGTTCCGCAATAAGAATAGAGCTTATATAAATCCCAGCCGAAATCAGATACATTTGTCCCATAGAACTATTACACAAACATGTATCCAATTTCTCTGTCTGTGATATATTAAATTCTCAACTAGGAACCGTATAGTTGATTTCTAAAGTTATAGTAGTGCATAACAAAAAAATTACTGGAAAACTTATCTTCCAGTAATTTTTAGATATATTTTTTAATAAATATAATTGTTTAAAGCTTAAATATAACAAAACATCAATTTCTAAAATATCATTACAAGTTATTCACTATTGTAGATATTCTTCCTTTGTTCTTGATAGTAAAGATAATGTACTAGTAATCTCATCCATTACATCCTTGTAACTTAAATATAAATCAATTTTTATATATTCATAGTTATTTGTTATTTCTTTTATACTACCATAAATATATTTTCCATTATTAATTAAATTATTTAATACAACATTATCTTCTTTAGGTATATATCCAATTATATACCCCTGAGTTGTTACAACTTGAATTCTCTTTTCACCATTTAAATTGTTTGATTCTTTTATCAGAAAAACTGTATCATTCTCTGAGAGTTTATCAAATATTTCGCTCATATCAATGTAATTAGTTCCTGTAACTTGAATTGAGTTTAAATATATATCTTTAACATGTATCCCTAAATTTGTATACTTGCTAACATCAACATATTTTTTTTCTTTTTTATCTAATTTAGTTATTAGTGAGTTGAGTCCAATTCTAATATTGTCAACCATCTCTGAATTAATGGCATCATTTATAATTTCTTCATCTAATGAATTAAATTCTTTTTTAAACTTTAATAAATTACGTATCACTTGAGTTCTCGTTTCAATTAATGGAGATCTTAGTGCCTCTAAATTAAATTCCTTATATTTCTCTTTAAACTCCTCATATTTAGAATACTTTATTATTATAAAAAAACAAACATGTTCTATATCATCATATTCTAAATTATCCATAGTCAATTCATCTTGTCCACACAGTATTTTATCCATTGGTAATTTTTTCAAAGCAAAATCAAATGCATATCTCTTTATCGCCTTATTCCCAATAGAAAAAGCATATTTATATATTAGTGGATTAGTAAAATCTCTATTTATAATTATTTCAAATTCCTTCTTTTTTAATTTATATCCAGTCTTTTCTGCTGAACTTATTAAAACACTGCTTTCAATCTCTATATTACATACTTCATTTTTTATTATGTCATGCCATATTTTCTTCTTGCATATTTCTTTACAATATTTAATTATATCGTTGTAAGTATCCATATATTTTGATAAATTCCTAGCTTTATCTTCAATATCATACTCAACTATAATAGTCTCTATTGAATATAATATAGAAATTACTGAATATAATGAATATATTCCTCCAGGACATTGATCAATAATTTTTAATAGTTTACAACACACCTTCAAGCCATCTTTAATATCATCTAATCCATAATCTGAAAGGAGCATACTAAAAGATTTTGATATTTTTTCAATTTCTGATTTATCAAATTTAGTCTTCTCAAAATAATCTAAAAGGTCTTGAGAAAGCATGCTATAACCTATTAGTTCTGTTACAGCTTCATCATTATCTGAACCTTCTTCTATCATCCATTTTTTTATTTCATTTGTTGTTGGTTGAAGCACTCTTATACAAAATAATTTTCCATATCCCTTTGATCTTTTACTTAATTGAAAAATATAATTATTAGTTTTACCAATATACTTATAAGCCATAACTACATAAAATATATATTCATTATGGATAGAAAATACATCTAAAATTTCTTCTAATTTTTTAACATTGCAAATCGGAGCAAGTATTAACCCAAGTTTTATTGTCTCATCCGAGCAACTTTCCAATAGTATTTTAGTTATAATACAACTTAGCTTTTTCATTATTTCTTTGTCGCTTCTTATTAAAACTTTAAAAAGCCTAAATATACTTTCATAGTAATTAATTGCTGGATTTAATGTAACATATCCATCTATATTAGATATATCATCACTGCTATTAACGTCAATAAATATCTTCATCAGCTCACTCGCCAATCTATTTTTTTCATATTCTTGCAACGTTTTAACCTTATTAGTAATACTTTTGAATTCCTTTATTCCAGCTACTTGGAAGTCCTGATAGCTATAAAGTTCTCCCTGATTTCTATCATGAAACTCTTTTAAATCACGATAGATTGATTTTTTATTGTAAATTAAATTTCCGTTAATTTCATTAACCATATAACTTTCATTACCCCCTTCTTCTTATAACTCCTACGTTTTTATATTCTTTTATGAATTCTACTGATACATTTATTTATCGATAGAAAACATAATAACACTATTTTACCATATTAATTAATATTATAGAAAAGCTATATATAAATTTATATACATAGCTTTTCTATAATATTAATTAATTATTGAATTTATAATTTTTCTCATATCTCCTATCATATATAATGATCCACTTACTAAAATCAAATCTTCTTCTTTTGACTCACTTAATGCGATTTTTAATGCTTCTTCATAACTTTCCAATGCTATAGTATTGGAATTATATTTTAAAATTTCATTTTTTAAATCTTCACTTAATTCTGCTCTTTCACTATGCGGAGTTAATGCATACACTTTTTCTGCTAATGGAGTTATTTCTTTGATCATTTCTTCAACTTGTTTATCCGCTAAAATTCCAAGTAAAAGATACATGTTATCATATTTGA
This genomic interval carries:
- a CDS encoding TIGR03905 family TSCPD domain-containing protein; this encodes MFSYKTSGVCSSTINLEIVDNTIKSVEFVGGCAGNLAGIGSLVKGLTVDEVIERLKGIDCRGKGTSCPDQLSKALLAWKKQN
- a CDS encoding HIRAN domain-containing protein, with protein sequence MVNEINGNLIYNKKSIYRDLKEFHDRNQGELYSYQDFQVAGIKEFKSITNKVKTLQEYEKNRLASELMKIFIDVNSSDDISNIDGYVTLNPAINYYESIFRLFKVLIRSDKEIMKKLSCIITKILLESCSDETIKLGLILAPICNVKKLEEILDVFSIHNEYIFYVVMAYKYIGKTNNYIFQLSKRSKGYGKLFCIRVLQPTTNEIKKWMIEEGSDNDEAVTELIGYSMLSQDLLDYFEKTKFDKSEIEKISKSFSMLLSDYGLDDIKDGLKVCCKLLKIIDQCPGGIYSLYSVISILYSIETIIVEYDIEDKARNLSKYMDTYNDIIKYCKEICKKKIWHDIIKNEVCNIEIESSVLISSAEKTGYKLKKKEFEIIINRDFTNPLIYKYAFSIGNKAIKRYAFDFALKKLPMDKILCGQDELTMDNLEYDDIEHVCFFIIIKYSKYEEFKEKYKEFNLEALRSPLIETRTQVIRNLLKFKKEFNSLDEEIINDAINSEMVDNIRIGLNSLITKLDKKEKKYVDVSKYTNLGIHVKDIYLNSIQVTGTNYIDMSEIFDKLSENDTVFLIKESNNLNGEKRIQVVTTQGYIIGYIPKEDNVVLNNLINNGKYIYGSIKEITNNYEYIKIDLYLSYKDVMDEITSTLSLLSRTKEEYLQ